The following proteins are co-located in the Mesotoga sp. BH458_6_3_2_1 genome:
- a CDS encoding corrinoid protein, giving the protein MESLEKIRKAIIETMPAEAKVATEEALAEGLSAKEILDGALIPGMDEVGKLFREGEYFVPEVLVAAKAMNQCMDLIEPLLVSGGVKKIGKVVAGTIEGDLHDIGKNLVCMMLKGAGFEIIDLGVDVKPEEFVEAAKGAKPDILVISALLTTTMLNMPRVIEELKKAGIRDDVKVLIGGAPVSQTYAEEIGADGYSPDSSAAVELARRLVS; this is encoded by the coding sequence ATGGAAAGTCTGGAGAAGATAAGGAAGGCGATAATCGAGACAATGCCGGCAGAGGCAAAGGTAGCCACTGAAGAGGCTCTCGCGGAAGGACTCAGCGCGAAGGAAATCCTTGATGGTGCGCTTATCCCGGGTATGGACGAAGTCGGGAAGCTCTTCAGGGAGGGCGAGTATTTCGTTCCCGAGGTCCTTGTTGCCGCAAAAGCGATGAACCAGTGTATGGACCTTATAGAGCCGCTTCTTGTAAGCGGAGGGGTCAAGAAGATCGGGAAGGTAGTCGCCGGTACCATAGAAGGAGATCTCCATGATATTGGAAAGAACCTCGTCTGCATGATGCTCAAGGGAGCGGGCTTCGAGATAATCGATCTAGGTGTCGATGTGAAGCCCGAAGAGTTCGTTGAGGCAGCCAAGGGTGCGAAGCCCGATATTCTTGTGATTTCAGCCCTGTTGACAACCACCATGCTGAATATGCCCAGAGTGATTGAAGAACTTAAGAAGGCAGGAATTCGTGACGATGTGAAGGTCTTGATAGGCGGGGCCCCTGTCAGCCAGACCTATGCCGAAGAAATCGGGGCAGACGGCTATTCTCCAGACAGCTCGGCAGCAGTCGAACTGGCAAGAAGACTCGTCTCTTGA
- a CDS encoding DNA polymerase ligase N-terminal domain-containing protein, with protein sequence MEKRDFSKTSEPDGREASIEWSNERPVFIIQKHAASRLHYDFRIEVDGVLKSWAVPKGPSTDPSEKRLAVPTEDHPLEYGDFEGNIPEGEYGGGTVLLWDRGSYRNLKEDPESNPLSKQIEDGHITIWLEGRKLRGGYALIRTGKGSKARWLLVKMNDEEADARRNPTATEPDSVKTGRTLEEIRDSGE encoded by the coding sequence GTGGAAAAGAGAGATTTCAGCAAGACATCGGAACCGGACGGAAGAGAGGCCTCTATTGAATGGTCAAATGAGAGGCCAGTATTCATCATTCAGAAGCATGCTGCTTCGAGGCTTCACTACGATTTCAGAATAGAAGTCGATGGAGTTCTCAAGTCATGGGCCGTTCCAAAAGGTCCTTCAACCGATCCATCGGAAAAGAGGCTCGCCGTTCCAACGGAAGACCATCCCCTTGAATACGGAGACTTCGAAGGGAATATCCCCGAAGGCGAGTATGGAGGAGGCACGGTCCTTCTATGGGACCGGGGAAGCTACAGAAATCTGAAGGAAGACCCTGAATCGAATCCTCTGTCGAAGCAGATAGAAGACGGGCATATCACGATATGGCTCGAAGGCCGTAAACTTAGAGGCGGGTATGCTCTCATAAGAACCGGTAAAGGCAGCAAAGCCAGATGGCTTCTAGTGAAGATGAATGACGAAGAGGCCGATGCGCGGAGAAATCCGACAGCCACCGAACCGGATTCGGTAAAGACCGGTAGAACTCTCGAAGAGATTCGTGATTCCGGAGAGTAA
- a CDS encoding catalase has protein sequence MEKDPKKEGKLTTEAGAPVVDNQNSMTAGPRGPMLLQDVWYLEKLAHFDREVIPERRMHAKGSGAFGTFTVTHDITKYTKAKLFSEIGKKTDMFVRFSTVAGERGAADAERDIRGFAMKFYTEEGNWDLVGNNTPVFFLRDPLKFPDLNHAIKRDPKTNMRSAKNNWDFWTSLPEALHQVTITMSDRGIPYSYRHMNGYGSHTFSMINAENERVWVKFHFKTQQGIKNLTDAEAEAIIAKDRESHQRDLFESIERGDFPRWTMYIQVMTLEQAEKMPYNPFDLTKVWYKGEFPLIEVGYFELNKNPENYYLDVEQAAFNPAHIVPGIGFSPDKMLQGRLFSYGDAQRYRLGVNHDQIPVNRPRNPYNSYHRDGQMRVDDNAGSTLGYEPNSYGAWVEQPEFKEPPLKLSGAADNWNFREDDDDYYTQPGKLFNLMTPEQQQVLFENTARNMGDAPKEIKIRHIGNCLKADPAYGAGVAKALGISLNEVEQ, from the coding sequence ATGGAAAAAGATCCAAAGAAGGAAGGCAAACTTACTACTGAAGCAGGAGCTCCAGTAGTAGACAATCAGAATTCAATGACTGCCGGTCCCCGTGGACCGATGTTGCTTCAGGACGTCTGGTATCTCGAAAAACTCGCCCACTTCGACAGAGAAGTAATACCCGAACGGAGAATGCACGCAAAGGGCTCCGGTGCCTTCGGGACATTCACCGTAACCCACGACATAACGAAGTACACGAAGGCGAAGCTCTTCTCGGAAATTGGCAAGAAGACGGACATGTTTGTGAGGTTCTCCACGGTTGCAGGGGAGAGAGGCGCCGCCGATGCCGAGAGGGACATCAGAGGTTTCGCGATGAAGTTCTATACGGAAGAAGGGAACTGGGATCTCGTCGGCAACAACACACCCGTCTTTTTCCTTAGAGACCCTCTGAAATTCCCCGATCTAAACCACGCGATCAAGAGAGATCCGAAAACAAACATGAGAAGTGCGAAGAACAACTGGGATTTCTGGACATCACTTCCAGAAGCGCTTCATCAGGTCACCATTACGATGAGTGACAGGGGAATACCTTACTCCTACAGACACATGAACGGTTACGGTAGCCATACCTTCAGCATGATAAACGCCGAAAATGAAAGAGTCTGGGTGAAGTTCCACTTCAAGACACAGCAGGGTATCAAGAATCTAACCGATGCCGAAGCCGAGGCAATAATCGCAAAGGACCGCGAAAGCCACCAGCGCGATCTATTCGAAAGCATCGAAAGGGGCGACTTCCCAAGATGGACCATGTACATTCAGGTAATGACTCTTGAACAGGCCGAAAAGATGCCCTACAATCCCTTCGATCTTACAAAGGTTTGGTACAAGGGAGAGTTCCCGTTGATAGAGGTTGGTTACTTCGAGCTGAACAAGAATCCCGAGAACTACTACCTCGACGTCGAACAGGCCGCGTTCAATCCGGCGCATATCGTTCCCGGCATAGGCTTCTCACCGGACAAGATGCTGCAGGGAAGGCTATTTTCCTACGGCGACGCCCAGCGATATCGACTGGGAGTCAATCACGATCAGATTCCCGTAAACAGACCACGAAATCCTTACAACAGCTATCACCGTGACGGTCAGATGAGGGTGGACGACAATGCTGGAAGCACTCTGGGTTATGAGCCCAACAGCTACGGCGCCTGGGTAGAACAGCCGGAATTCAAGGAACCGCCTCTGAAGCTTTCCGGTGCGGCAGACAACTGGAATTTCAGAGAGGACGACGATGATTATTACACTCAGCCAGGTAAGCTTTTTAACCTGATGACTCCCGAACAGCAGCAGGTCCTCTTTGAAAACACGGCAAGAAACATGGGCGACGCTCCTAAGGAAATAAAGATAAGACACATCGGAAACTGTCTAAAGGCCGACCCAGCTTATGGAGCAGGTGTAGCGAAGGCGCTCGGTATCTCTCTGAATGAAGTAGAGCAATAA
- a CDS encoding uroporphyrinogen decarboxylase family protein: protein MKPAPDFSVILDVFRRNGEPCRVPFFELFADDEIMEEVMGYKLVKVEEDSDRYFDQLVGFYDEMGYDYVPFYQAPRFPTPDYIHGEDTATYRRESRKWMNEKGGPIKTMKDLQESDWPKPEEAVDFDLFRKLGDHLPEGMKVVGGASGGPFEHSSFLMGVENLSMAVYEDPELVNTLNEKIGNVLVGAAKIISSMECVGAYCFGDDLGYKTSTIFSPRHLRRLVFPWYKEIASVAHANGKPFVLHSCGNLTTVMDDIIDAGVDAKHSFEDQIMPVPEVKRRWGKRISILGGIDVDFLCHASVEQVRSRTLETLEQCAPGGGYALGTGNTVANYIPVKNYLAMLEAGNEFNSR, encoded by the coding sequence TTGAAACCGGCACCCGATTTTTCAGTGATTCTGGACGTCTTCAGGCGTAACGGAGAACCTTGCAGAGTTCCTTTCTTTGAACTCTTTGCCGACGATGAAATAATGGAAGAAGTGATGGGCTACAAACTGGTCAAAGTAGAAGAAGATTCCGACAGGTACTTCGACCAGCTGGTCGGTTTCTACGATGAAATGGGATATGACTATGTTCCCTTCTATCAGGCTCCCCGCTTTCCCACTCCCGATTACATCCATGGTGAGGACACGGCCACTTACAGGAGAGAGAGCAGGAAGTGGATGAACGAAAAGGGTGGGCCGATTAAGACCATGAAAGACCTCCAGGAATCGGACTGGCCGAAGCCAGAGGAAGCTGTTGATTTCGACCTTTTCCGTAAGCTGGGAGACCACCTTCCGGAAGGAATGAAAGTAGTTGGAGGGGCTTCCGGTGGCCCATTTGAGCACTCCAGCTTCCTGATGGGTGTCGAGAATCTCTCTATGGCCGTTTACGAGGATCCCGAGCTGGTCAACACTCTCAACGAAAAGATCGGCAATGTTCTGGTCGGAGCCGCGAAGATAATCTCTTCGATGGAATGTGTAGGCGCCTACTGTTTTGGAGACGATCTGGGATACAAGACATCGACCATCTTCTCTCCGAGACATCTCAGAAGACTGGTCTTCCCCTGGTACAAAGAGATAGCGAGTGTGGCACATGCAAACGGTAAACCCTTCGTCCTTCATAGTTGCGGAAACTTAACCACTGTGATGGACGATATAATAGACGCCGGAGTCGATGCAAAACACTCCTTTGAAGACCAGATAATGCCTGTTCCCGAAGTGAAGCGAAGATGGGGCAAGAGAATTTCGATCCTCGGAGGAATAGATGTTGATTTTCTATGCCATGCCTCCGTCGAGCAAGTCAGGAGTCGGACACTCGAGACTCTCGAACAATGTGCTCCGGGAGGCGGGTATGCTTTGGGTACGGGCAACACCGTCGCCAACTACATCCCGGTGAAAAACTATCTCGCAATGCTGGAGGCCGGAAATGAATTCAACTCTCGCTAG
- a CDS encoding vitamin B12 dependent-methionine synthase activation domain-containing protein: MVEREKNVSVLKGIPFEINEASLGESLRIRAGSEEEAAFKELVEKARETANPKAIYRTCFVDSVNGDEVTIDGVRFESRLLSKKLHSVGRVFPFVITSGRELYEYPLDRADFLKIFLWDSLLEHVLHEAAGFMRREISRNNLIENLVWMSPGSGDAEIWPLQQQKELFSLIGNVKEEIGVELKESLLMIPTKSISGIAFRSEKDYRSCMVCRRVNCHYRSAPYDEKLRNSLE, from the coding sequence ATGGTAGAACGCGAGAAAAACGTCTCGGTTTTGAAAGGCATACCTTTCGAAATAAATGAGGCTTCGCTTGGTGAAAGCCTGCGTATCAGAGCCGGTTCTGAGGAAGAGGCTGCTTTCAAAGAGCTCGTCGAGAAAGCCCGTGAGACTGCAAACCCAAAGGCAATCTACAGAACCTGCTTCGTCGACAGCGTTAACGGCGACGAAGTTACGATAGACGGGGTTCGCTTCGAGAGCCGTCTCCTGTCGAAAAAACTCCATTCGGTGGGCAGAGTCTTCCCATTCGTCATAACTTCCGGACGAGAACTTTACGAGTACCCGCTCGATCGTGCAGACTTTCTCAAGATCTTTCTCTGGGATAGCTTGCTGGAGCACGTACTCCATGAGGCAGCCGGATTCATGAGAAGGGAGATTTCAAGGAACAACCTGATCGAGAATCTAGTCTGGATGTCTCCGGGTTCGGGAGATGCGGAAATCTGGCCTTTGCAGCAGCAGAAGGAGTTGTTTTCCTTGATTGGAAATGTGAAGGAGGAAATTGGGGTCGAGCTGAAGGAATCTCTTCTCATGATTCCGACGAAGTCGATTTCGGGGATCGCCTTTCGATCCGAGAAGGATTACAGGAGCTGCATGGTTTGCAGAAGGGTTAACTGTCATTACAGAAGTGCCCCATATGATGAGAAGCTGAGAAACTCCCTTGAATAG
- a CDS encoding queuosine precursor transporter: MNEILWFVMLVVNFALITIAYRWWGKTGLYVWVAIAAIIANVQVIKTVSLFWMAATLGNIVYATSFLATDILSENHGKKEARKAVYIGFFSLISVTVIMQIALAFEPHPSDFSQEHLSVAFGLLPRIALASLAAYWCSQLHDVWAYDFWKKRFPEKRHIWIRNNASTMISQLIDTAVFTVIAFAGVFSAGVWWQIFWSTYILKWVVAVLDTPFIYLARKMKDDGKIRDLVP; this comes from the coding sequence ATGAATGAGATTCTCTGGTTTGTGATGCTGGTAGTGAACTTCGCTTTGATTACCATAGCATACAGATGGTGGGGAAAGACGGGCCTTTACGTATGGGTAGCTATTGCCGCGATAATAGCTAACGTTCAGGTTATAAAGACAGTCTCTCTCTTCTGGATGGCCGCCACGCTCGGGAATATCGTATATGCGACCTCTTTTCTCGCTACAGACATCCTATCGGAAAACCACGGAAAGAAAGAGGCCAGGAAGGCGGTCTATATCGGATTCTTCTCTCTAATATCCGTTACGGTGATAATGCAGATTGCGCTCGCCTTCGAGCCCCACCCTTCGGACTTTTCTCAAGAACACCTTTCTGTGGCATTTGGTCTCCTTCCCCGTATAGCTCTTGCGAGCCTTGCCGCATACTGGTGTTCTCAGCTGCACGACGTCTGGGCATACGACTTCTGGAAGAAGAGGTTCCCCGAGAAACGGCACATCTGGATAAGGAACAACGCGAGTACAATGATCTCGCAATTGATAGATACGGCTGTCTTCACTGTCATAGCCTTTGCGGGAGTCTTTTCGGCAGGTGTCTGGTGGCAGATATTCTGGTCCACTTATATTCTGAAATGGGTCGTTGCCGTTCTAGACACACCGTTCATCTATCTCGCCAGAAAGATGAAAGACGACGGGAAGATCAGAGATCTTGTTCCATAA
- a CDS encoding nitronate monooxygenase family protein, producing MEVFKIKNHETSLPLIQGGMAVGISLDNLAASVANEGGIGVIGTAGIGMTVEGYRSNFRQASIDGLRNTIRRAREKTKGVLGVNIMVALTNYAEMVATAVKEKIDVIVSGAGLPLDLPSYLEEGSETAIIPVVSSLKSATVIFKRWFGRYRYVPDGFVVEGPKAGGHLGYRVEEIFSEESSLEKTLPEIRKFVDRVKLDTGKNIPVIAAGGIFDRDDVERVFKLGASAVQVGTAFVATEECDADYRFKQAFVDARSEDVTIIKSPVGMPGRAIRNKFIEDVENGKRKPFKCAYQCIKTCNYKEAPYCIAEALLNACKGDLENGFAFCGSEVHRISGVTTVKKVIDRLFGERR from the coding sequence ATAGAAGTCTTCAAGATAAAGAATCATGAAACATCGCTTCCGCTAATTCAGGGAGGAATGGCCGTAGGAATATCTCTGGACAACCTGGCCGCTTCCGTTGCTAATGAAGGTGGAATAGGGGTCATTGGAACGGCAGGTATAGGTATGACGGTTGAAGGTTACAGAAGCAACTTCAGGCAGGCAAGCATCGATGGCCTCAGGAATACCATAAGAAGGGCAAGGGAGAAGACAAAAGGGGTTTTGGGAGTCAACATAATGGTGGCCCTCACAAACTACGCAGAGATGGTGGCAACGGCCGTGAAGGAGAAGATAGACGTGATCGTCTCAGGCGCAGGACTGCCTCTAGATCTTCCCTCTTATCTCGAAGAAGGATCGGAGACGGCCATCATTCCTGTGGTCTCATCTCTGAAATCCGCGACCGTAATATTCAAGAGATGGTTTGGCAGGTACAGATACGTCCCCGACGGCTTCGTTGTGGAGGGACCTAAGGCGGGCGGCCACCTCGGATACAGAGTCGAGGAGATTTTTTCCGAAGAGAGTTCGCTGGAGAAGACGTTACCTGAAATTAGAAAGTTTGTTGATAGAGTAAAACTTGATACTGGGAAGAATATACCTGTTATAGCTGCCGGGGGCATATTTGACAGAGATGATGTCGAGAGAGTCTTCAAGCTGGGAGCTTCTGCTGTTCAAGTGGGAACGGCCTTTGTTGCCACGGAAGAGTGCGATGCAGACTACAGGTTCAAGCAGGCATTTGTCGATGCGCGCAGCGAAGATGTCACGATAATCAAGAGTCCCGTGGGAATGCCAGGAAGAGCAATCAGGAACAAGTTCATAGAGGATGTCGAAAATGGTAAAAGAAAGCCCTTCAAGTGCGCCTATCAATGCATAAAGACATGTAATTATAAAGAAGCGCCTTACTGCATTGCGGAGGCACTATTGAATGCCTGCAAGGGAGATCTGGAAAACGGGTTCGCCTTCTGCGGAAGCGAGGTCCACAGAATAAGCGGCGTCACTACCGTGAAAAAGGTAATAGATAGACTCTTTGGAGAAAGGCGTTGA
- a CDS encoding DUF2779 domain-containing protein gives MRLITKKIFLEYDYCPVRGWIERNEPREFRPTIAEDFRMKEGLDVGRRARSLFPEGILIEELDPFEASFITERIIGDRESVTLFEPAFISGDFVSRADVVIKEGESLDVFEVKSSLAGSSNTKDYIRDLSYTVSVIESLGHRVNRACLIMVSRMYRKGDEDRKLFEIIDVTNEVSAQKSEIKAKLEPASVILTSTLIPSGSLGYKCRDCEHLRRCFGLERKLSIFELPRLGADKTDALIERGYFYLEELPREALGDKPLLQRVFRGAKEGRIVFDEPEELREKLNSFKYPIGYLDFETAASVIPLYDGLAPYEGIPYQYSLHIRREVSDVLEHREFLFDNPSRDESLLLAERLVEDLKDCRTLMAHHASVERNILRWLSNRYKDFPELSEQLISFSEMFVDSELLVKNHIYHPDFGGSFSIKRLLPALVKGVGYEGLFIHNGDDARYVFVNMALGNYRESEIEKIRRDMLEYCRMDTLAMVEIHGFLCDLSSE, from the coding sequence ATGAGACTTATTACTAAGAAGATTTTTCTAGAGTACGATTACTGCCCTGTCAGGGGATGGATAGAGAGGAATGAGCCCCGGGAATTCAGGCCGACCATTGCAGAAGATTTCAGGATGAAAGAAGGCCTCGATGTCGGCAGAAGGGCTAGAAGTCTCTTTCCCGAAGGTATTCTGATAGAGGAACTGGATCCATTTGAGGCATCCTTCATAACCGAACGGATTATCGGCGATAGGGAATCCGTAACTCTTTTTGAACCTGCCTTTATCAGCGGCGATTTCGTCTCAAGGGCCGATGTTGTGATAAAAGAGGGCGAGTCACTGGATGTCTTCGAGGTCAAGTCCAGCCTTGCCGGTTCATCGAACACAAAGGACTACATAAGGGATCTTTCTTACACGGTATCTGTCATAGAAAGCTTGGGTCACAGAGTCAATAGAGCCTGCTTGATAATGGTCTCAAGGATGTATCGCAAGGGCGACGAGGACCGGAAGCTCTTTGAGATCATAGATGTAACAAACGAGGTCTCTGCCCAGAAAAGTGAGATAAAGGCAAAACTCGAACCTGCCTCAGTTATCCTGACTTCAACATTGATCCCTTCCGGTTCGCTGGGATACAAATGCAGGGACTGCGAGCATCTTAGAAGATGCTTCGGCCTGGAAAGGAAGCTTAGCATCTTTGAGCTTCCCAGACTGGGTGCCGACAAGACAGATGCTTTGATCGAAAGGGGATACTTCTATCTAGAAGAGCTTCCGCGAGAGGCACTCGGCGACAAACCCCTTTTGCAGAGGGTCTTTCGCGGAGCTAAAGAAGGAAGGATTGTGTTTGACGAACCAGAAGAACTGCGAGAAAAACTGAACAGCTTCAAGTATCCAATAGGTTATCTCGATTTCGAGACCGCCGCCTCAGTCATCCCCCTGTACGATGGATTGGCTCCCTACGAGGGTATTCCTTATCAGTATTCACTGCACATTCGAAGGGAAGTCTCGGACGTCCTGGAACACAGGGAGTTTCTCTTCGACAATCCTTCGAGGGATGAGAGTCTTCTGCTAGCCGAAAGGCTGGTTGAAGACCTCAAGGACTGCAGAACACTTATGGCACACCATGCTTCCGTCGAGAGGAATATTCTGAGATGGCTGTCTAACAGATACAAAGATTTTCCGGAGCTTTCAGAACAGCTCATATCCTTCTCGGAGATGTTTGTAGATTCAGAACTCCTTGTGAAAAACCACATATATCATCCCGACTTCGGCGGAAGCTTCTCGATCAAAAGGCTTCTTCCTGCGCTAGTGAAAGGTGTTGGTTATGAGGGACTGTTTATACACAACGGTGACGATGCCAGATATGTTTTCGTGAACATGGCTCTTGGAAATTACAGAGAGTCAGAGATAGAAAAAATAAGAAGAGATATGCTTGAGTACTGCAGGATGGATACACTGGCGATGGTGGAGATTCACGGGTTTCTCTGCGATCTTTCATCGGAGTAA
- a CDS encoding DNA recombination protein RmuC, translated as MLIALIILSIVTLISFLFAIASVRRLSRSIKKNQELQLSLKDLERDVSDRDEKLEWLTSAKEELESTFKAISSDVLNSSTENFIRQANDKFSGLLKLQKEDWGSQKKDFESLVSPVRDNLEKLEKNVKELESKREGAYKALEEQLKMLSEANTDLRQGVTDLKSALRNRSTRGRWGEIELRRIVELSGMTEHVDFVEQESIDNGRPDMIVKLPNNAFIPVDAKVPLDSYLTALEEEDESLRKHLMGNYAKNVRDTVNRLAGKKYSEAFSRTADFVVMFVPLESAINAAFLADPELFEYAVSRKVLIASPVNLVALLKSVAYGWQQYSLTENAERLVQASKELYERFGVFFSHYSRLQGHLKNAVRAYNDGVGSFESRLLPKVREIEALAEVNEKLEEIEEISDEPRSTNLASRD; from the coding sequence ATGCTTATCGCCCTGATAATTCTGTCGATAGTTACACTGATCTCCTTTCTCTTCGCGATTGCATCAGTTAGAAGATTATCCCGGAGCATCAAGAAGAATCAGGAGCTACAGCTAAGCCTTAAGGATCTCGAAAGGGATGTCTCGGATAGAGATGAGAAGCTCGAGTGGCTGACTTCTGCGAAGGAGGAACTTGAATCAACTTTTAAAGCGATTTCCTCGGACGTTTTGAATTCCAGTACTGAAAACTTCATTCGACAGGCAAACGACAAGTTCTCTGGCCTTCTGAAACTCCAGAAAGAAGACTGGGGAAGCCAGAAAAAGGATTTCGAGAGCCTTGTCAGCCCTGTAAGAGACAATCTCGAAAAGCTCGAGAAAAATGTTAAAGAGCTTGAATCGAAAAGGGAAGGAGCTTATAAAGCTCTTGAAGAACAGCTGAAGATGCTTTCCGAAGCCAACACCGACCTCAGACAGGGCGTAACGGATCTCAAGAGCGCCTTGAGGAACAGATCGACACGCGGCCGTTGGGGCGAGATAGAGCTTCGACGCATTGTTGAGCTCAGTGGGATGACCGAACATGTTGACTTTGTGGAACAGGAGTCTATCGATAACGGTAGACCGGACATGATAGTGAAGCTGCCCAATAACGCCTTCATTCCCGTTGATGCCAAAGTGCCGCTGGACAGTTATTTGACCGCGCTGGAAGAAGAAGACGAATCTCTTAGAAAGCATCTCATGGGTAACTACGCGAAGAATGTCCGCGATACGGTCAACAGGCTTGCCGGCAAGAAATACTCTGAGGCCTTCAGTAGAACGGCCGATTTCGTTGTCATGTTCGTTCCTCTGGAGTCGGCAATCAACGCCGCTTTTCTCGCAGATCCTGAACTTTTCGAATATGCTGTTTCAAGAAAGGTTTTGATCGCCTCTCCTGTAAATCTCGTTGCTTTGCTAAAGTCCGTCGCATATGGATGGCAGCAGTACAGTCTTACAGAAAATGCCGAGCGTCTCGTTCAAGCCTCTAAGGAACTTTATGAGAGATTTGGGGTCTTTTTTTCCCATTACAGCAGATTGCAGGGCCATCTCAAAAACGCCGTAAGGGCCTACAATGACGGTGTGGGCTCTTTCGAAAGCAGGCTGCTCCCAAAAGTCAGGGAGATAGAAGCACTTGCCGAGGTAAACGAAAAACTGGAAGAGATCGAGGAGATCTCCGACGAACCGAGATCAACGAATCTTGCCAGCCGCGATTGA
- a CDS encoding YbaN family protein: MRLKRILLLIAGSLSLFLGITGIILPLLPTTPFLLLAAFCYLRSSKKLYRWLISHRLFGAYIYSYLHFRAVRRRARNLALLLLWSTLTLTMILISNTAVTLILVGVGVAVSIHLLKLKILTAEMLEKVREGLKNPEIIDKYPGSND; the protein is encoded by the coding sequence GTGAGACTGAAAAGGATTCTGCTCTTAATTGCAGGATCTCTGTCCCTCTTTCTTGGAATAACGGGAATAATTCTTCCTTTGCTGCCAACAACACCCTTTTTGCTGTTGGCGGCATTTTGCTATTTGAGGAGCTCTAAAAAGCTATATAGATGGTTGATCAGTCACAGGCTCTTCGGCGCATATATCTACAGCTATCTCCATTTCAGAGCCGTCAGGAGGAGAGCGAGGAACCTTGCGCTTCTATTGCTTTGGTCTACTCTCACTTTGACAATGATACTGATATCCAATACTGCCGTCACGCTTATCCTCGTCGGAGTTGGCGTAGCCGTATCCATTCATCTATTGAAACTGAAGATACTGACAGCCGAGATGCTTGAAAAAGTTAGGGAGGGCCTAAAGAATCCAGAGATTATCGACAAATACCCCGGCTCAAATGACTGA